The Helianthus annuus cultivar XRQ/B chromosome 15, HanXRQr2.0-SUNRISE, whole genome shotgun sequence genomic sequence ATGCAAGACGTGAGTCCGTGCAACCCTTATTATCACAAAAATAAAGGATTCCTAAACATACCTTTGCCCCGCGGCAACTCAACTGCTAATGCGGcttcagtaggcacccggaagttatctcgaatgataacattaaactactcctcgccatccgcacaaacaactttttccacctgaccctggaaatccggggcaaacatcctccatacgGGAGCGTCCTCTGATAACAAATGCAAAAGTCAGTTACGCATACAAGGATAAGAAAgttaaagaaatgaaaagtgcgtaccaccacttttctcccgcaccacgggcttCGATTTCTTGTTCCCCCGCATCAGCATcatgcgcaacacccacaactgggTGTTGGTCAACTTCACAGACTCAATGGTCTGCAACCGCGGAAACCACTCCACCGTCTTCACACTTGGGACCGCAATGGTCTGTGcgatgatcgtctcggtcacatcCCGGAACGTCATCCTCGCAGCAATGGCAGCAGCCTTGATGTAAAAGAActtcttcttccacatcgtcatccccttgggaggagtcatcagcttGGGAGTACCATCCCGCTGagggaaagaaaagaaccccaaggacaccgtcatttgataaaaccgtcggaaatctccagCGGTGggctctatgccaagagcacgaaaggtgaACTCGAAATTTCGAATCCgaatcataccaaacggactcatTTGAGAGATatggaccttgtaccactccaaaacctcGACAACAAAAATGGTCAGAGGTAACCGGAGATTGCAGTCACCAAAAAAGTCCGACCACATGGTCACGTAACTGGCCGGAGcgtcggcaccggtgtcaccttCAGATGGGTAGACTGCCCCATATTCAGAGGGCATTTGAACGTCAAGCATTAGACGATCAAAGCTTTTCCTGGTCCATTTTAACGCCGGTAAACCACCACCGGCGGCCCCCCCTTCCTCTTCCTCCGCCGCCACCGGCGAGGATGGCtctgggttttcaccctccacattgtgtggatttgatggttcagccatcagaaaataTCGAAGAAACAGAAGACAGTAAGTGGAACAACCAAAAACCTCACCGGAACTTCAAGaaatatcgtcggagaagacaaagaaacagttttctctcaccggcaaatttttgaaatttcgaacaagtgaggggaaaccacgaacggtttccccttatatacccatcgcaattaatgcggagggagaaaacaaatcatcacgttcaaaaagagcgaatcgtatgacaccacgtgtcaagcgccgttttcgctgacggttatcacgcgcgcgtggccgcccacgcgcctgacaaaagagacgtttacactctttgctacagtgcatttaatgcctcgggcagtgcaaacgtcctttcatttcagcacatgccaggaagatctcaccaacttccaccaactcacaagtgagatcagccacgtatgcaacaaaaagcgactaattatccaattataagcggcatgcggtttctctggtataccgcaccataacccataccgcatgtcgttttttaacatacccctgaaaataggtaaaaatatatatctctacactataagggggtataatacctatccgcactacccacgagcacacgtggaatatgcggacatgacacacacgagcccgttcaggtgtgtcagatgctcagaaccagcgttgtccgttggactgaaccgcatctcagacacaggtaaaccgcattgccttcattctcttcaagcttcaaatccctcgtgtccggttcacaaccgcagagggtacacgaacaccttctttaacaaaaggaaggaagggaatgtacgcgaacgcacatcagcaaccctgtctcctgaaccttcaagagctacatccaagcaacacacccgcttcgagcgaatatgggaatgcaacaccgcagacactcatgagtagctgcggacataaccatagcttccgcagactggttgctacggaagagccaacgtaactccacatcaccgagcgaagctacttcaaggcaaactcggtattggagcgggaaggtaagtggctccaaaacgaacgcagataCGCGATTTAaacgagcccttgtcgaacagcaagcatccgaacagcggtaacaagtctgcttatgactttgtttgcccgcctatgggccgcatagaataaacaatggtgggcatacccttgcctatgaccatgtttatttacccatagtacaaatctacattgttcgaccaaacatggccaacaatgacgcaacgaggtaaccgcaaaggacgtgcggttactagagagctatgacgacaaacacgaaaacccaacaaaaaagggatcgtcatctcacgactagatgctgaacatagagctcgagcaaagcacttacaagcatCAACTACTTTTGATCCAGATCTCAGAGATTGATCAAaaaatttcttttcttcttcatgcaccaattcaacaattggtttGAAGAAAAGACCACCTTTCAGAGGTGGGAAACCTCTgcataccttcaaaccaccatctcagaggttggttcgaagtttgtgcagcattactaacaaagtctccaagagaccttcggcacaacaacaggtggcaagccacctggtgacataaatcggctgagaatttcgcatcagacgagattccttcaccgatacggaagaggcgtcagatgacccttccagacctccagcttgatttacatacagaaaagaccacacatggtctaggatcttctccagactccaaactaccttccaaacaccatagtccagtactcctcccacatacaacttgtatgtggcagcaatactagactggggggacttgaaggggtatggtcccagatctcgcgtcagcatcgaccgcgagtgaccattacccttatcaaaacccccactagctaacaacctacttatgcccatgcgagaacgcgtcggcacaagggttgaatccaatctatctagtaacgaaagaggacttacatggaacatgagaacggtagagtgatgcgacacagcatcacatctggtgtatgaaaacggaagtattcacaacgatgcggcatcgcaccgcatccagtgaacacttctatcaatacaagaaagccttaccttaggcatagaagaagatgaacgtaacggtgcggctgacaccgcaccatatgggcattttcgtcacgacaagggatgcaggcaaatagtctccgcggacgacgatgcggctagcaccgcatctcgcgtattccttgatcacaagtaggagacgcggtaacttcagatgttaccgcacgtagcgatgcggcttgcaccgcatcctatgcactcaacaagtgggactgacaccacagtgcaagtggcaccaatggcagttacctgtcagagctacgtaagcaatggactgacgtggcgtaacctccacaaccgacaagcctgacacacctgcaaaggtgcagcacgtcgtcagtccatccatcatcatcctccttcactcctcggctataaataccaaccccaaaccaggtttgaggtatctcttcacaactctctcactactactactatcttactttgcttcccaagcaaactactgattctcacgccggagagtggtaacaaggagcaccccccaccccatcctccttgttacgagtcacggcttgtttccttgtgcaggagatcaaccaccggtgatccagccagcgatcctcgagaggaagggattagaccagtgtgttaaccctgcccggttaaccattgtttcatcagggGTGGTCTCATGTTTCATCATAGGCACATGTAAGATATGAGGTGTTGTTTAAGTGGGCGTAGAGTATGATAGAATGTCATTCAAAAAGggtaaaattttaatttttatatttataaccGTAACTCTTAAGTCTAAAAAACATCAATATCTTGTTCAGGTGTTGTCTCATTTACAATAAAACAAACATCTTTATATAATACTTACTCTATCTCCCTCCCCAGTCACATACACTTTTTTGCCGGATTTAAGTGCTAACGCCTCTAGTCTCTCTTTTCCAATGAGCCTCTCTCCTCACACAAGCTTAAAAACAACCAAACAACATGCATTGCTCAAGAGGTAAAGTTGTACTTTTGGGGTTTATAAAATGAAATTGGCCTTTGTATGTATAGTGTTTTATAACATTATGACATGTAAAATATCCGTTTTCCTTAACGGGTAAAGTTGTACTTTTGGGGTTTATAAAGAATAAATGTGAAACGATCTTGACCTCTGTATTTATATTATCTTATGATTTTACGAGACGTTAATGtattcatttttctttttttgaacgACCAGCAAAACTAATCTAATTCATCGCCGAAAAATGGGGATACACCAACCAGTTAGACACTGGCACTTACAAAACAGCCGAAAACAGAAAAATGTAAGTCAATGTCTTCATTTTAAGAGGGAAACCCGTACTTTTTTTAAATTCAGAGAATATATATATGATATGATCTTGCTTAGCATCTCAACCGTCCATACAAATGACTGCACATTTGATATTGTAGTGGTCATTTGACCATGCATGCTAGTAACAGACAATTAGTGTTATGACAGTGTCCCTTTAGAGTAACTAAATCCATCAAAAAGTATTTAGTTCACTAAATATTTCGTAAAAGCAATATTTTAAAAACCGGTATACTAATATTGTTCTTATTTAATCAGTACACAAATATATCCAATCAACTGTAACGTGCACATTTTGAGTAGAACTTGTATTTTTATGGAATTATAGGGTTAACTAGTCAATCCGGTTGAACTGTTTCTGAGCCCAACTGGTACGGTTTAAAAACCGATTCTTAAAACATTGCCTAAAAGTATCTATGAAATCgtagtttttaaaaaaaagtatTTAGTTGTGTATAATTCATTATTCATCTATAGTTGGTAGTAATGAAACAATTTAAGGCCAAGGTGTGACAACGTGAGCTTGGACTTATCACTTACTAAAGGAGTGAGTTATGAGCGTATGTTATGTTAGTACACTTGGGCCGTTGGGCGATTTATTAACGAAAAACCGGATCAAATGAGTAGGAGATTGGCCCAATGGGCTTATTTTTTCTAAATTAAGACTGGGTCAAAGCAAATATTCTGAAATGTCTAATGAGTGTATGACCTCCAATCACTTATAAAGAGTTGTAATTTTCATTCTAAAATCAAAATTTCTGATAATCACTTTTATGTGTTTTGTAATTCCTAATATGaccaaaaacaaaaagataacAATATTTGGCTTTTCATTCTAATTGTTTAAACTCATTTGATACATTTAGACAAACTAGTGAGATGCCCTCATGCTTTGCGGCGGGTTTTCAGACAGTATCGGCATGGTTCATTATGATACTAGCAAGGTAACGACACTCGATATAACTTACAATGCCAAGGAATACTTTATTGCGAATACACCTTTGTGTTCAATGAGTTTTATACCGCCACGTCGAGAAAACGATAAAAACGAATAAACTATCGGTACCAATGTTGTTTGGTTGATATATGTTCGGTTTGTAACGTTAAAATATAAATTTACTATATATGCCCCGTTCGAATAGAACTTTTATCGAATCGTAGATAATTATTTAGTTGATCCAAAAGATATAAAAAAGATATGCGCAAGGGGAAATGATATCAAAAGAATTAAAATTTTAGattaaaagaaaaagtaaaaTATAGTTTGGGTGTTCATTTTTTATCAAATACGTCTCTTTGATTAGATATTGTATAAAGAAAATATAAGTTTACCCATAcatgtgtttttaatttttatttaacatCTCTCATAAATTTCATAAAAGATAATGAAATTTACAAATACAATATATTGGACCATTTGTTTATGAAAAACTCGATGTATAAAAATGTCAAGGGTAAAGGTATACATCAAAGAAAAGCTTACCGGCATAAATTCAAAGTCTCAAAGCTTGAtggtaaaacaaaaaaataaaaaagataacGGGTGCTAACAACTTCatgaattatatatataataataatgacTTATATGAGTCGTGTTATATTCAAGTTATTACGATTTTAAGTATGTTGGAGTTATGATTAATGTCACATATTAATAGTCAAACTATAGTTTTCCTTAGGAGGAAATGGATCTCTTGGTTGTGATATGATGTTTGACTGGTTCCTCATGAAAATCGGATCAACTGCTACATAGCATTTCTATTTTCTCACTTAATTTTATGAATGATTCATACATACCAGTGTTTGAAacgaaattaattttttttttcattttcatccaTGAAGTGCATTACTTCTCTTTACAAAGCTTCATCGCAATGGCATCACACTAAAACTTGGAGGCTACTAACTCGCCCGTTCGCCACCACACCGCCACCCGAAAAGACTCAATTCGGCAACTTAAGCGACTCCGATCGCATATTCACAAACCTATATGGTGTACACGACCCGTATCTCAAAGGCGCCCGAAGGCGAGGTGATTGGCATAGAACCAAAGACCTTGTTCTCAAAGGCACGGATTGGATCGTGGAAGAGATCAAGAAGTCGGGTTTACGTGGTCGTGGTGGGGCCGGGTTTCCGTCCGGGCTTAAATGGTCGTTTATGCCAAAAGTGTCTGACGGTCGACCCGCGTATCTTGTAGTCAATGCGGATGAAAGCGAGCCCGGAACGTGTAAAGATCGCGAAATTATGCGACATGACCCGCATAAGCTGTTGGAGGGTTGCTTAATTGCGGGTGTCGGGATGAGGGCGAGTGCCGCGTATATTTACATTCGGGGTGAGTACGTTAACGAACGAATTAGCCTCGACAAAGCGAGAGTCGAGGCTTACAAGGCCGGGTTGTTGGGGAAAAATGCGTGTGGTTCGGGGTATGATTTTGATGTTCATATACATTACGGTGCAGGAGCGTATATTTGCGGTGAGGAAACCGCTCTTATCGAAAGTCTTGAAGGGAAACAAGGAAAACCGCGGTTGAAACCGCCTTTTCCGGCAAATACGGGTCTTTACGGATGTCCGACGACGGTTACAAATGTAGAAACGGTTGCGGTTGCTCCTACCATTCTACGACGTGGGCCCGAATGGTTCGCGGGGTTTGGGAGGAAAAACAATTCGGGTACAAAGTTGTTTTGTGTGTCGGGCCATGTTAACAAGCCGTGTACGGTGGAAGAGGAGATGAGTATACCGTTAAAGGAGTTGATAGAGCGACATTGCGGTGGTGTCCGGGGTGGTTGGGATAATTTACTAGCGATTATCCCCGGTGGTTCGTCAGTGCCTTTAATTCCGAAGAGCGTGTGTGATGATGTATTGATGGATTTCGATGCGTTGAAAGACGTGCAAACCGGGTTGGGAACCGCAGCGGTTATGGTCATGGATAAGTCAACGGATATTGTCGACGCGATTGCCAGATTATCGTATTTTTACAAGCACGAGAGTTGTGGTCAATGTACACCGTGTCGGGAGGGTACAACATGGTTGTGGATGGTTATGGAGAGATTGAAAGTCGGGAATGCGAAGTTGGAGGAAATCGATATGCTACAAGAGATAACGAAACAGATCGAAGGGCACACGATTTGCGCGTTGGGTGACGCCGCGGCTTGGCCGGTTCAGGGTCTAATTCGGCACTTTAGGCCCGAGCTCGAGAGGCGGATCAAGGACCGTGTTCATAGAGAGCTAGCACAAGTTGGTAACTGAATCCGGTTTAATTTTCGTTACATGACAATATGACATGTTATAGCATCGGAAATTCCAACGTTTATTTATGTGacaatcaaataagtgataaataAAGATTCAATAGCAGGTCCGGCCCACTAAGAACTTTATGCCCTAAACGGCCCTAACTTTTTATAAGTGGCCCAATGTTGTgttatctgttttttatttttatttttttgttggcccgttttttttattaatttaattagGGTTCCAGAAGAGAGAGACAGCCATCAAttcattttaattttaattatatgATTGACAAACTAGTTGATAGGTGTGGATTTAGAGTTGTGTCTTCTGTTAAAGAGGACGAACACGACACAAAATATTCTACACAATTAGCAAGTCTCAACACATACGTTGAACTAAACGTGTCGTGTTTTTAGTCACTAGCATATACATGTATAATAAGTGTATTACATGACATGATATGACATTTAGTCATTTATACGAATAAACATTATCAACTCATGAAAGACAGCATGTTTAACACGATTGAATATTGACAGTTAAACAACACGAATGACACGCCATGTTTAACACAATTACTAAACACTTAAAAAGTAACAAGACATAAGTAACACTACAATATCAAGTTACCAAAAATTACAATTTATATGATAAAATGCGTCATAAACATGTTGGTCTGTTAACGCAACCAATTAGAATGATTTCATCCAAAGTTAACGGTTTATCGAAAATTCCTAAACTATAACGTATTATCCAAAATTGAAAGTGACCAAATCAAACCCTACACTCAATTCCAACTTACTTTAGTTTGTCTATCATATACTTATCTATCTATTCGACTACCCAGATGTCATTTATTTccttagctttttttttttttgtaataaaataatataCTCTTAATTCAACGTACACAATAATATCTATATTTTTTTTCCTGAACGACAATAATATCTATGTAACTATAAAATTATCAATCTAAGCGTTTTGGTTCAATAATATAGATTATCTCATATCaacttaaataaaaaacaatattctCTTAGTTAAATCAATTAAATATCTCATATCaacttaaataaaaaacaatattctCTTAgttaaatcaattaaattaaataactATTTATATTATATTTCAGTCTATATTCTTTAGATAATTCTTATTTCATAGCAATAAGCAATTAACGGTTACCATGTGGATTAATTTGAATTATTTTGTATTCATATAGCATAGtgggattaggatcaaatacaaaccacatttcATATACAAACTGTAAGAATCATTTAAAAAGTGTCATTTAACATCCAACCAATTATAAAGAAATGGTAAAATGataacctaaataatatcaattatcttGAATTCCTTATAATTATattaagaccacccgtagtggggaggtatttaaaaaaaaatcgaaaaaaaacgccccaaaacgcctcCCCCCCCCCCATTACACCCGACGTTGTCcggcgttttttttgaaaaaatttgttGCTGACATTTTATTTAAAACGCTGAAATTGCATAGGGAGGCGAGAATGGACCGTTGCCAACGGTCAAatgtgtttatttatttatttttttaattcaaaaagttacccactatatatatatcacccactttctcctatttttttagaaaaaaactcTTACTTTCTCTCCTACTTCTTTTATATTTTATACAATCATGCATCCATTCCGACTCCCTTTTGGTGTCCCCGCAAGACCcatgaacccgaacacaacccagcCGCAACACCCATataaccttcaagacatggactCGAGCGTTTTAACgtacgcggcttacttgagtggcgccACTCCGTTCGTGCCTCCCACCTTCGGCTATGGTCAAGCCAGCGGGTCGCAACCGTCACAACAACAAGACGAACCGGAACCCGATGTCGATGTCGTACCGGAGACGCAAACCGAACCGGTGCAAGAGAAATCGAAACGCGGCAgaaggtcgcataagaagaaggaaaaggacgAACCTCGACGTACAAAAACTCACCTTAAATGGACGAAGGATGAGGAATTCGCGTTGACTCGGGCGTGGCTCGACATTTCGGAGGACCACGAAACCggtaacttttatattttttttacttattttttacttatatttttcttttatttttaacatacaacttatatttttacttttattttttaaatttgtagcaaactttcaaacgggtCCCGTTTTTTTGGGATAGGGTTCGTGCACTCTTTTATAGCACGTGGGGTCAAGACGAACATCGGGACAAAGATTCCATTTCTAGCAAACggaccgacatcaacaacaagtgtcaTGCGTTCCAAGAAGTGTACCAACGTAACTTCGATAATCGCCCGAGCGGTGAAGGTGACGTCGGGGTTTTAACGAGGACTTTAGACGAGTTTGAGAAAACGAAATGCCCGTTCGCGTACTATAAGTGTTGGGATCTACTACGAAAAAGCCCAAAGTGGGCGCGAGTAGGTACcatgacgtctagtagtagacgtcgagctaaacagtcaaaaacatcatcctccgttgaccctGAAACACCGATATCGGATGCCCGCAATGTTGATCTAAATGAGGTGGTGGACGTTGACGAGGAACTTGAAGAAGAGTTGACCCGACCGCCTGGTAGAAGAAAGGATAAGTGAACCGGGAAAAAAACGGTCGAGTCGTCTTCCAATCTCGAGTTAAAggaagatttcgaggagatgaaccgtcgtctccaagacattcgcgacctcggccaccaacgttatgagattatgaaagaacgagtggccgaaaccaaaaagtttaacgaaATGCAAGAGGCGAgacaaatggaaaaggacattgagtttttgtccaaaccgatcgaccacctccaaggcgacgcgttgatccttgcgcaaatgcgtcgccaaaaaattcgagaaaaatatggactctagatcatcttcttttttttaactttattttttttcgatttttttattttcagtttttttcggtttttttaatttcaagtagtgtaatttttattttaaattaatgaagatttttatattttaaattaagaaaaataattgtgaaatgattgcttgggcgttattggaataatgcccactacgccacttttggaATAATGCCCTATGCTGACTGGGATaacacgtgtcgaataatgccccatggtgggggcattattttgtttcaccactacacatggtctaataaacaattaattctttatttggatctTCTTTTTGTTTTCAGTGTGCTGATATCATTTcacatatgtgctaaaatcaattattttgattaattttcatgtgctaatataatttGAAAGTgttacttttatgtatgtattgttttagtatgtgttaatttaactttttttaagtgctaggatctgttcttacagtttgtatgataaatatggtttgtatCGGAACCAACCCTTAGCACGGTGGGATGAATTTTGTTTCTATAAACGATAATTACTAATTAGCTGGAAATAAAATACACAACTGCTAAGTTTACttctttttttaataaaaaaaggtAATTCATTTGATATACGttttatcttttaacatttaGTACATTTAAATAAGCTAGTAGTAATATATTTAAGACATCAATGATGCTTGCAAGCGTTAACAGCCAAGCATAATCTCGCATGTTATTGAATCAACGCAAATAATTGAGGTTCAAATTAAACATTAGATTTGCATTATTTGTCTTCATAACCCCACCCAAACACCTCACCAACCAacccaaaccaaacccacatgTGCTCTTGGTTCAAATGCATGAACAAACTTTTGTATTCATAATTTTTCTATACATTTTCGGTGAGAGTAACACTTAGTGAAGGGTTGGCATATCGTGTTAACCCGATCTGTTAAGACCcaaacacgataagacacgaaccCGAAACaggtaaacacgaacacgacatgaaATCTTATCATGTCAGATTTTCCAAATACGAACACGAACCTGAtaataaacaggttacacgaaaCGACCTATTAAGACACGAAAAATTTACCAACATATCATATAACCTGTTAAGACAGGAACAAGACATGTTGAGACATGAATACGACCTGTTACTATATGTTTGGTATTTAGGccctgtttggtagcctcttaatccATTCAGAGGCTGCCTCTTAATGAAATCATTTGTGGCCCTTAtgtctgaatgaataagaggtaaccttaTGTCTGACTGGataagaggtaacatctgaatggtaaaCCATCACATATCACATTCTTTTACATTATCTTTGTTAAACTCTAAAATGAttt encodes the following:
- the LOC110911254 gene encoding NADH dehydrogenase [ubiquinone] flavoprotein 1, mitochondrial gives rise to the protein MKCITSLYKASSQWHHTKTWRLLTRPFATTPPPEKTQFGNLSDSDRIFTNLYGVHDPYLKGARRRGDWHRTKDLVLKGTDWIVEEIKKSGLRGRGGAGFPSGLKWSFMPKVSDGRPAYLVVNADESEPGTCKDREIMRHDPHKLLEGCLIAGVGMRASAAYIYIRGEYVNERISLDKARVEAYKAGLLGKNACGSGYDFDVHIHYGAGAYICGEETALIESLEGKQGKPRLKPPFPANTGLYGCPTTVTNVETVAVAPTILRRGPEWFAGFGRKNNSGTKLFCVSGHVNKPCTVEEEMSIPLKELIERHCGGVRGGWDNLLAIIPGGSSVPLIPKSVCDDVLMDFDALKDVQTGLGTAAVMVMDKSTDIVDAIARLSYFYKHESCGQCTPCREGTTWLWMVMERLKVGNAKLEEIDMLQEITKQIEGHTICALGDAAAWPVQGLIRHFRPELERRIKDRVHRELAQVGN